GGGCTGGCTCGACGCCGCCAACGGCACCGACGACGCCGAACTGAGCTGCCGGATGCTGAAGGTGACGGAGGAGGCCGGCGAGGTGGCCAGCGCCTGGATCGGGATGCGCGGGCAGAATCCGCGCAAGGGCGTCACGCACACCCGCGACGACGTCGCCGCGGAGCTGGCCGACGTGGTGATCACCGCACTGGTCGCGATCGAGAGCCTCGGCCTCGACGCGCGCGCCACCCTCGAGGCCACCGCGGCCAAGGTGCACGCCCGGATCGGCGACTAGAGCAGCCCCGCCTCGCGCATCAGGCGGGACAGGCCGGCACCGTCGGGCGCCCACAGCCAGCTCTGTGCCCCGGTGTCCCGGGCCCGCGGGCTGTTGTCGTGGATCGGCAGCGCGCCGGCCAGCACGGCCTGGGTCGGTGACAGGCGGCGGATCGCGACCGCGGCGACGTTGTCGGGGTTGGAGCGCGCGAAGTCGGCGTAGATCTCCGGGTCGTGCTGCCCGTCGTCGCCGATCAGCAGCCACTTGACAGTGGGGAACTCGGAAGCGAGGCGGCGCAGGGTGGCCCGCTTGTGCTCCTGGCCGCTGCGAAACCAGCGGTCCTTCTGCGGGCCCCAGTCGGTGAGCAGCAGCGGGCCGGCGGGGTAGAGGTGCCGGGACAGGAACCGGGTCAGCGTCTGCGCGACGTTCCACGCGCCGGTCGACAGGTAGAGCACGGGTGCGCCCGGGTGCGCGGTGATCAGCCGCTCGTAGAGGACCGCCATCCCGGGCACCGCGGCCCGGGCGTGTTCGTCGAGCACGAACGTGTTCCACGCGGCCAGCAGCGGCCGGGGCAGCGCGGTGACCATGACCGTGTCGTCGATGTCGGAGACGATGCCGAAGGTCACGGAGGGGTCGACGATCAGCACCGGCGCCTCGGCCGGGTCGGCGTCGGCGGCGCGGATCCGCACCGTCTGCCAGCCCGTCGGCAGGTCGGCCTCGACCCGCGCGTCGACGAAACCGCCGCGGTCGGTGCGCAGCACGTGTCGCTGGTCGCCGGCGATGATCTCGACCTCGGCGTCGTTGACCGCGACGGTGCCGAAGCTGCGCCAGCCGCGCACGCTCTTGGGCTTGGTCGGCGGCGGCGCGCCCTCCGGGCCCGATGGTGGCGTGTCGCTCTCACCGGGGCGGCTGAGCAGCACCCGGCCCATCACCCGAACCCAGCCGGGCCCCCCGTAGCCGGTGTAGGGCACGATCGTCGCCTGCCAGCCACGCCGGCGCATCCGCCGCTCGATGACCGCGCGAACGGCGTCTTCGGCGCGGGCGGCGCGGTGCAGACGCGCGGGTGCGGAGGACAGCGACACGCCCCCACCCTGCCATAACCCGTCGAGGACGGCTCGACGGCGGTGGATCTTGGAAGCCGCGTTCACGATCATGACCGGAATTCCGGACAGGAGTGACCGGACACATCACGAGTAAAGGTTTTCACCTCGAAACCAGTGATCGGGAACACAGGCGAGGGATAGTTGATGAATGGCGGGTCCGGCGCCAAGACGGCCCGGCGGCAGCGCGTGCCGACGGTGGGCCGCCGCATGCCCGTCAGAGCTTCGCGCGACCCTCTTCGAAGAACGCCGCGATCGCCGCCGCGTCGGGCAGGTCGCTGATCCCGCGGGCCGCGCCGAACGGCGCGTTCCAGAACTCGCCCTGCCTCGGCTTCCACGGGCCGACATAGGCATAGGGCTCGTTGTGCCAGGTGTCGCCGGGGGAGACCCCGTAGTTGACCTCGTGCTCGGTGACCGAGACGTCGAAGTGCTCGGGCCACAGCACCGGCAGTTGGTCGGGCAGCACCCGGCGCATGGCCGCGTCGCCGGCGTTGAACCAGTCGGCGAGATAGGCCGCCTTGGCCTCGTCGACGACCAGCGCCTCGTCTTCGCGTACGCCCGAATGGTCGGCGTAGTTGTCGGGAACGCCCGCGTCGACGTCGACGGCCGCCGCGAGCCCGGCCGGCGTGTTGCCCGGCAGCGCGAGCCGCTGCCCGCCGGCGACCAGCTCGGCACCCTCGACCCGCAGGTCTGGTGCCTTCACCGTGGCAAAACCACCCGGCACCACGCGCAGCCGGATGGTGCCGCTCGCCCGGAACTGCGGCCCGGCCAACAGGATCTCCGCGACGCCGTGCCAGGCACGGCGGGTCTCGGCGAGACGTTGTCCGGTCACCCCGCCAAGGCTACCGGCGACCCGCGTCCGCCCGGTCCGCAACGCTCCACCCCGCCCGCGTTAACTCGGAGGTGCTAATGCAAGTCCCTGCCCCGTTCACCTATGAACGGGCGACGAGTGTCGAGCACGCGATCGAACTGCTCGGCCAACTGGGCCCCGAGGCCCGGGTCGTCGCCGGTGGACACAGCCTGATCCCGATGATGAAGCTCCGCCTCGCCCGGCCCGACGCGCTGGTCGACATCAACGCCCTGGGTGCCGAGCTCGGGCAGATCCGGGTCGACGGCACCGATCTCGTGATCGGCGCCCTGACCCGGCACGCCGACCTGCTCCGGTCGGCGGTCGCAGGCGAGCATTTCCCGATTTTTCATGACGCCGAGAAGGTGATCGCCGACCCGGTGGTGCGCAACTTCGGCACGGTCGGCGGCTCGCTCTGCCAGGCCGACCCGGCCGAAGACCTGTCCGCGGTGTTCGCCGCGGTCGACGCCGTCGCGGTCCTCCGCGGGCCCGGCGGGGTCCGCCAGGTGCCGGTCCGCGAGCTCCACATCGGTCCATATGAGACGGTGCTGGCGCCCGACGAGCTGCTGATCGAGCTGCGGGTGCGGATCCGGCCCGGCGGCGGCAGCGCCTACGAGAAGGTCGAGCGGCGGGTCGGCGACTACGCGGTCGCGGCCGGCGGTGCCGCGATCTGGCTCGACGGCGACACGGTGAGCGGGGCCGGCATCGGCCTGACCGCCGTTGGCGCCGAGCACTTCGCCGCACCCGAGGCCGAGGCGGCCCTGGTCGGGCAGCCGGCCACCGACGAGTCGTTCCGCGCGGCCGGCCGGATCGCCGCCGACAACTGCAACCCGACAGCCGACCAGCGGGGTCCGGTCGACTACAAGCGGCACCTCGCCGCGGAGCTCACCACCCGGGCACTGCGCCGGGCGGCCGCCCGCGCGCGCGGTCAGGAGGCATAGACATGCAGGTCACGATAACTGTCAACGGCAGCGCCGAGACCCACGAGGTGGAGCCGCGGCTGTTGCTCGTGCACTTCATCCGGGAGAAGGCCGGCCTACGCGGCACCCACTGGGGCTGCGACACCTCCAACTGCGGCACGTGCGTCGTCTGGCTCGACGGCAAGCCGGTCAAGTCGTGCACGGTGTTCGCGGCGATGGCCGACGGTCACGAGGTGCGCACCGTCGAGGGGCTCGAGCAGGGCGGGCAGCTCGACCCGGTGCAGGAGGGCTTCATGGAGTGCCACGGCCTCCAATGCGGGTTCTGCACGCCGGGCATGTTGATGACCGCCCGGGCGCTGCTCGACGCCAACCCGGACCCGTCCGAGCACGAGATCCGCGAGGCGATCTCGGGCCAGCTCTGCCGGTGCACCGGCTACGAGAATATCGTCCGCTCGGTCCGCTGGGCTGCCGAGAAAGAGGCGTCTGGACCGGTCACCGAATCGGAGAAGCCCGTGGAGGCGACGGCATGACGACGGTAGAGGAACGCCCGCACACCGGCTTCGGCCGCACGCTGCGTAAGGAAGACGTCCGGCTGGTGCGGGGCAAGGGCAACTACGTCGACGACGTGCGCCTGCCCGGGATGCTGCACGGCGCCCTGCTGCGCAGCCCCTACGCGCACGCCAGGATCCTGTCGATCGACACCTCGGCGGCCGAGGCCATGCCGAAGGTGCTCGCGGTGATCACCGGCGAGACGCTCAAGGGCCTTGGCCTGGCCTGGATGCCCACGCTGTCCTACGACGTGCAGGCGGTGCTGGCCACCGACAAGGTCCGCTACCAGGGCCAGGAAGTCGCCTTCGTGATCGCCGAGGACCACTACGCGGCGCGCGACGCGGTCGAGCTGATCGAGGTCGACTACGAGCCGCTGCCCGCGGTCATCGACGCGAAGAAGGCGCTCGACCCGGACTCGCCGGTGATCCGCGACGACAAGGAGAACCAGGCCGACAACCACATCTTCGACTGGGAGGCCGGCGACCAGGCCAAGACCGACGAGGTGTTCGCCAACGCCGAGGTGGTCGTCGCGGAGGACATCCTCTATCCGCGGGTGCACCCGGCGCCGCTGGAGACCTGCGGTTCGGTCGCCGACATGGACCCGGTCACCGGCAAGCTGACGCTCTACACCACGAGCCAGGCCCCACACGCACACCGCACGGTGTACGCGCTCGTCGCGGGCCTGCCCGAACACAAGATCCGGGTGATCGCGCCGGACATCGGCGGCGGCTTCGGCAACAAGGTCGGCATCTACCCGGGTTACGTGATGTCGATCGTCGGCTCGATCGTCACCGGCAAGCCGGTCAAGTGGGTCGAAGACCGGTCCGAGCACCTGATGAGCACGGCGTTCGCCCGCGACTACCACATGCGCGGCGAGATCGCGGCGACGAAGGACGGCAAGATCCTCGGCCTGCGGGTCAAGGTGATCGCCGACCACGGCGCGTTCAACGCGACCGCCCAGCCGACCAAGTTCCCGGCCGGCTTCTTCCACGTGTTCACCGGCTCCTACGACCTGCAGGCCGCGCACTGCTCGGTCACCGGTGTCTACACCAACAAGGCGCCGGGCGGGGTCGCCTACGCCTGCTCGTTCCGCATCACCGAGGCGGTCTACCTGGTCGAGCGGATGGTCGACGTGCTCGCCTACGAGCTCAAGGCCGACCCGGCCGAGCTGCGGATGAAGAACCTGCTGCAACCGGAGCAGTTCCCTTACACCACCCAGACCGGCTGGGAGTACGACTCCGGCGACTACCCGAAGGCCCTCCAGCTCGCCATGGACATGGCCGGCTACGACGAGTTGCGCCGCGAGCAGGCGGAGAAGCGTGAGCGGGGCGAGCTGATGGGCATCGGCGTCGCGTTCTTCACCGAGGCGGTCGGTGCGGGCCCGCGCAAGCACATGGACATCCTCGGGCTCGGCATGGCCGACGGCGCCGAGCTGCGGATCCACCCGACCGGCAAGGCGGTGCTGCGGATCTCGGTGAAGACCCAGGGCCAGGGGCACGAGACGACGTTCGCCCAGATCGTCGGCAACGAGTTGGGCCTGCCCACGGCCGACATCGAGGTGGTGCACGGCGACACCGACCAGACGCCGTTCGGCCTGGGCACCTACGGTTCCCGGTCGACGCCGGTCTCCGGTGCGGCGACCGCGCTGGTGGCCCGCAAGATCCGCGACAAGGCGAAGATCATCGCGTCGGCCATGCTCGAGGTGTCGCCCGACGACCTCGAGTGGGCCGGCGACCGCTTCCACGTCAAGGGCGACCCCGAGCAGGCCAAGACGATCCAGGAGATCGCCATGGCCGCGCACTCCAGCCTGGAGCTGCCGGAAGGGATCGAGGGACACCTCGACGCGACGACGGTCTACAACCCGCCCAACCTGACCTATCCGTTCGGCGCCTACATCTGCGTGGTCGACGTCGACCCGGGCACCGGCGGGGTCAAGGTGCGGCGGTTCATCGCGGTCGACGACTGCGGCGTGCGGATCAACCCGATGATCGTCGAGGGCCAGGTGCACGGCGGGCTCGCCGACGGCGTGGGCATGGCGCTGATGCAGGTGATCGCGTTCGACGAGGAGGGCAACCACCTAGGAGCGTCCTTCATGGACTATCTGTTGCCGACCTCGCTGGAATGCCCGTCGTGGGAGCTGGGTGCGACCTACACCCCGTCGCCGCACCACCCGATCGGCGCCAAGGGCGTCGGTGAGTCGGCGACCGTGGGCTCGCCGTGCGCGGTGGTGAACGCGGTGCTCGACGCGATCAAGGTGCGGCATGCCGACATGCCGCTCACGCCGGCCGCGGTCTGGGGTGCCATGCAGGGGCGGCCGATCCGGACGGACCTCGCGATCCAGTGACGGCCACGACGGAGCAGAGGGCGAACGAGCTGCGCGCCGCGCGCAGCCCGTTCGTCCTCGCGGTCGTGGTCCGCGCCGAGCGGCCCACCTCCGCGAAGCCCGGCGACCGGGCGATCATCCGCGGTGACGGCACGATCGAGGGCTTCGTCGGGGGCTCGTGCGCGGAGTCGACGGTGCGGATCCAGAGCCTGCGGCAGCTCGCGTCCGGCGAGTCGACGCTGCTGCGGATCACCCCGGGCGGCGACGCGACCCGGCCGCCCGGCTTCGTCTCCGACTCGCCGGGGCTGGTGGTGGCCGACAACACCTGCCTGTCCGGCGGCACCATCGACGTGTTCCTGGAGGTGGTCATGCCGGCGCCACTGGTGCAGGTCTACGGCGACACCCCGATCGCGCGCGCCCTGGTGGCGGTCGGCGGCGCGGCCGGCTACGAGGTCCGGCTGGCCGCCGGGCCGACCACCGTGCCGACCGATGCGCTGGCGGTGGTGGTCGCCTCGCACGGGCACGACGAAATCGGCGTGCTGACCTCGGCGGTCTCGGCTGGAGTGCCTTACGTGGCGCTGGTCGCGTCGCCGAAGCGGGGTGCCGCGGTGCTTGCCGAGGCGGGCGTGCCGGCCGGCCGGGTCAAGACGCCGGCGGGTCTCGACCTCGGTGCGCGCACACCCGGCGACGTCGCCGTCTCCATCCTGGCCGAGGTGGTCGCGGCCCGGACCGCCGCGATGGCGGAGACCGTGCCCCCGCCGCGCGCGCCGCAGCCGGTGGTAATAGGGGCCCCTTCCTATGCGGAAAGCGTTAACAAGGGGCCCTTGCTTGCGGTTGACCCGGTGTGCGGGATGGAGGTGCTGGTGGAGCCCGGCGCGCTGTCGTTTGAGAATGCCGGCCGCACCTGGTATTTCTGCGCCGCAGGCTGTCGCACGGCGTTCGCCGCCGACCCCGCGCGGTGGGGCGGATGACCGGCGACCTGCCCGCCGATGTCGGCGGGCTGACGGCGGCGCTCGACCGCACCGGCTATCTCGCGGACGAGCCGCTCGCCACCGCCCTGTTCCTGGCCACCCGGATGCCGGCGCCGATCCTGCTCGAAGGGGAACCCGGCGTCGGCAAGACCGAGGCGGCCAAGGCGCTGGCGGCCGCGCTCGACACGCCGCTGGTGCGGCTCCAGTGCTACGAGGGTCTGACCGTCTCCGAGGCGCTCTACGAGTGGAACTATCCCCGGCAGTTGCTGGCGATCCGGCTCGCCGAGGCCTCCGGCGCGACGGTCGCGTCGGCCGACCTTTTCACGCCGGAGTTCCTGCTCGCCCGCCCGTTGCTCGCCGCGCTGGAGCACACCGGGCCGCGGCCGGCCGTGCTGCTGCTCGACGAGGTCGACCGGGCCGACGACGAGTTCGAGGCGTTCCTGCTGGAGTTGCTCGCGGAGAACACGGTCACGATCCCGGAGCTGGGCACCCGGCGCGCGGTGCTGCCGCCGGTCGTGGTGCTCACCTCCAACCGCACCCGCGACCTGCACGACGCGTTGAAGCGGCGCTGCCTCTACCACTGGATCCCCTACCCGGCGGCCGACCGGGTCGCGGCGATCGTCCGCCGGCGGGTGGCCGGCATCGGCGACCCGCTCGCCGACCAGGTCGCCGCCGCGGTGCAGCGGTTGCGCGGGCTCGAGCTCTACAAGCCGCCCGGGGTGGCCGAGGCGGTCGACTGGGCGACGGCGCTGCGGGTTCTGGGCATCGCGACATTGACGCCCGCCACAGCCGCCCAGACGCTCGCCGCCGTGGTCAAATACGACGAAGACCTGGCGACGGTACGCGGAAGCGGGCTCTTCGATGACTGAACCGTCCCCGGCCGACCTGGCCGCCGTGGTGGCCCGGTTCGGCGCGGTGCTGCACGACTCCGGCGTCGCGGTCGGGCCCGACCGGGGCGAGCGGTTCGCCCGGGCGGTGCTGCTGACCCGGCCGGCCACCACCCGCGCGCTCTACTGGTGCGCGGCGATCACGCTGCTCGCCGACCCGGCCGACCGGCCCGCCTTCGACCGGGCGTTCGACCTGGTGTTCGGCGGCATGGTCGACGACGCGTCGGCCCGCGGCCTGGATACCTCGCCGGAGTCGTCCGGTGCCAACGTGCCGCCCCGGCCGGGCCGCGCCGACGGCGGGCAGCCCGGAATCGGCGACCAGCCGTCCGGTTCGCCTCCTTCGTCGCCCGAAACGCGTAGCCCGTATCCCCTCATCGCGACCTCGGCCGAACGACTCGGTGGCCGCGACTTCGCGAAGCTCTCGCCCGACGAGCTCGCGGAGCTCGCCGTCGCCATGCGGCGGCTCCGCCTGTCCAGCCCACCTCGTCGCACCCGGCGCACCCGGGTCGGCCACCGCGGTCCGGCGCTCGACCTGCGCGCGACGCTGCGGGCCGCGCGGCGGACCGGCGGCCACCCGGTGCGGCTGCGCCGGCGTCGCCCCCGGGTCAAGCCGCGCCGGCTGGTCGTCCTCTGTGACATCTCCGGTTCGATGGCGCCCTACGCCCGGGCGCTGCTGCAACTGGTCTACTGCGCCGCCGCCACCGGGCCGCGGACCGAGGTGTTCACCTTCGCCACCCGGCTCACCCGGCTGACCAAGGTGCTCGAGCGGGTGCCGCCGACGGTCGCCCTGGAGCGCGCCGGCCGGGCGGCACCGGACTGGTCCGGCGGCACCCGGATCGGCGCCGCGCTGCGCACCTTCCTCGACGAGCACGGCGCCCGCGGGATGGCCCGCGGCGCGGTCGTGCTGATCCTCAGCGACGGGTGGGACACCGGTCCTCCCGAGGTGCTGGGGCAACAGATGGCGCGCCTGGCACGGTTGGCGCATCGGGTGGTCTGGGCCAATCCGCGCACCCAGAGCGCGGCGTTCCGACCGCTGACGGGGGGCATGGCCGCCGCGTGGCCCTATTGCGACGCGGTGGTGAGCGCGCATCGACTGACCGCGCTCGACGACCTGTTGGCGGCGCTGGCCGATCCCGGCCCGCGCCACCGGCCGCGGCCGCGGGTCGCCGACCCGGTGGCGGCGGCCCGGCGGACCGACCATAGTGATAGCTGGGGGCGATGACCGTGCGCGACGTGCTCGCTGACCTGTCGCGCTGGTGGCGCGAGGGTAGCCCGGTGGGGATGGCCACCGTGGTCGGCACCTGGAAGAGCGCACCGCGGCCACCCGGCGCCACCATGCTCGTCGGCCCCGACCAGACGGCCGTCGGCAGCGTCTCCGGCGGCTGCGTCGAAGCGGCCGTCTACGAGCTCGGCCTCGAGGCGATCTCGACGGGCCAACCGCAGCTGATCCGCTACGGGGTCAGCGACGACGACGCGTTCTCGGTCGGGCTGACCTGCGGCGGCATCATCGACATCTTCGTCGAGCGGATCGACCCGTCGTCGTTCCCGCAGCTCGGCGACGTCGCGTCGGCCATCGCGGCGGAGCAGCCGGTAGCGGTGGCCACGGTGATCAGCGACCCGTTGGGGCGGCTCGGCCAGCGCCTGGTCGTCTGGCCGGACCGGGTCGACGGGACGCTCGGTTCGGCCCACTTCGACGAGGCGCTCACCGAAGACGTGCGGGGGATGCTGGCCGCCGGGCTCACCGGACCACTGCATTACGGCACCGACGGCGAGCGGCTCGGTGACGAGGTCACCGTGTTCGTCGCGGCCTACGCACCGCCGCCGCGGATGCTGGTCTTCGGCGCGATCGACTTCGCCGCGGCGCTGGCCCGCCAGGGTGCCTTCCTCGGCTACCGGGTGACCGTCTGTGACGCCCGGCCGGTGTTCGCGACCAGCCGCCGCTTCCCCGGCGTCGAGGTGGTCGTCGACTGGCCGCACCGCTACCTCAACGGCGAGATCGCCGCCGGCCGGGTCGATGGCCGCACCGTCGTCTGCGTCCTCACTCACGACCCGAAGTTCGACGTGCCGGTGCTCCAGGTGGCGCTGGAACGCGAGTTCGCCTACGTCGGCGCGATGGGCTCCCGGCGCACCCACGATGACCGGATAGCCGGCCTGCTCGCCGCCGGGGTGCCCGAGGCCCAACTTAAGAAGCTGCACTCGCCGATCGGGCTGGCGCTCGGTGCGCGTACCCCCGAGGAGACGGCGGTGAGCATCACCGCCGAGATCATCGCCGACCGCTGGGGTGGCGACGGGCAGAAGTTGTCCACTCTGGACGGAAGTATCCACGAGAACCTCGACCGACGCTGACTGGGAGATCCTGCAATGGAGCTGGAACACAATTTCACCGTCGCGGCACCTGTCGAACGCGCCTGGAACGTGCTGCTCGACCTCGACACGGTCGTGCCCTGCATGCCCGGCGCGGCGCTGACCGGGCAAGACGGCGACAGCTTCGACGGCACCGTCAAGGTCAAGCTCGGCCCGGTCTCGATGACGTTCGCCGGCAAGGGCACCTTCGTCGAACGCGACGAGGCCAACCGGCGCGTGGTGGTCGAGGCCGCCGGCCGTGACTCCCGCGGCGGCGGCACGGCGAAGGCGACCGTGCGGGCCACGCTGACCCCGGCGGCCGACCCCGACTCCACCGACGTGCACGTGGTCACCGACCTGGCCGTCACGGGCCGGATCGCCCAGTTCGGTCGCGGCATGATCGCCGACGTCAGCGGGCGGCTGCTCGGCCAGTTCACCGACTGCCTCCAGGGCAAGCTGGCCGGCGGCGGCACGGCTGCCGTCCCCGCCGCACAGACCGCCACCTCGGCCGGTGCGGCGGCGTCCAGCGGTGGCGCGTCGGCGGCGGGTGCGGCCGCGGCCGGCACGCCGGCGGGCTCGGCCTCGTCCGGTGGGGGCCCGCCCAACGGGCGGGCCAGCGGGGCGCGGCCGGAGGCGTTCCACGGCCTGCGGCCGGCGGAGCGGGCGTTCCCTGGTCAGGTGGAGTCGGAGGAGCGCCAGGCGTTCACCGCGGAGCGGGAGGCGTTCACCGAGGTCGAGGTGGAGCCGGTCGACCTGTTCGCGGTCACCGGCCTCAACACGGTCGCCCGGCGGGCGCTGCCCTACGCCCTGGTGCTGCTCGCCGGCATCGCGATCGGCACGGTTTTCGTCCGGCGCCGGCGCACCTAGAGGGTCTTGTCGTGTGAGCCGCGCAGGACGGCGGCGGCCAGCGCCGGGAGCCGCTCCGGTGTGACCA
This genomic interval from Asanoa ferruginea contains the following:
- a CDS encoding MazG-like family protein, whose amino-acid sequence is MDDTIWKLVPAARGWLDAANGTDDAELSCRMLKVTEEAGEVASAWIGMRGQNPRKGVTHTRDDVAAELADVVITALVAIESLGLDARATLEATAAKVHARIGD
- a CDS encoding App1 family protein, with the protein product MIVNAASKIHRRRAVLDGLWQGGGVSLSSAPARLHRAARAEDAVRAVIERRMRRRGWQATIVPYTGYGGPGWVRVMGRVLLSRPGESDTPPSGPEGAPPPTKPKSVRGWRSFGTVAVNDAEVEIIAGDQRHVLRTDRGGFVDARVEADLPTGWQTVRIRAADADPAEAPVLIVDPSVTFGIVSDIDDTVMVTALPRPLLAAWNTFVLDEHARAAVPGMAVLYERLITAHPGAPVLYLSTGAWNVAQTLTRFLSRHLYPAGPLLLTDWGPQKDRWFRSGQEHKRATLRRLASEFPTVKWLLIGDDGQHDPEIYADFARSNPDNVAAVAIRRLSPTQAVLAGALPIHDNSPRARDTGAQSWLWAPDGAGLSRLMREAGLL
- a CDS encoding FAD binding domain-containing protein, with the protein product MQVPAPFTYERATSVEHAIELLGQLGPEARVVAGGHSLIPMMKLRLARPDALVDINALGAELGQIRVDGTDLVIGALTRHADLLRSAVAGEHFPIFHDAEKVIADPVVRNFGTVGGSLCQADPAEDLSAVFAAVDAVAVLRGPGGVRQVPVRELHIGPYETVLAPDELLIELRVRIRPGGGSAYEKVERRVGDYAVAAGGAAIWLDGDTVSGAGIGLTAVGAEHFAAPEAEAALVGQPATDESFRAAGRIAADNCNPTADQRGPVDYKRHLAAELTTRALRRAAARARGQEA
- a CDS encoding (2Fe-2S)-binding protein, which gives rise to MQVTITVNGSAETHEVEPRLLLVHFIREKAGLRGTHWGCDTSNCGTCVVWLDGKPVKSCTVFAAMADGHEVRTVEGLEQGGQLDPVQEGFMECHGLQCGFCTPGMLMTARALLDANPDPSEHEIREAISGQLCRCTGYENIVRSVRWAAEKEASGPVTESEKPVEATA
- a CDS encoding aerobic carbon-monoxide dehydrogenase large subunit; the protein is MTTVEERPHTGFGRTLRKEDVRLVRGKGNYVDDVRLPGMLHGALLRSPYAHARILSIDTSAAEAMPKVLAVITGETLKGLGLAWMPTLSYDVQAVLATDKVRYQGQEVAFVIAEDHYAARDAVELIEVDYEPLPAVIDAKKALDPDSPVIRDDKENQADNHIFDWEAGDQAKTDEVFANAEVVVAEDILYPRVHPAPLETCGSVADMDPVTGKLTLYTTSQAPHAHRTVYALVAGLPEHKIRVIAPDIGGGFGNKVGIYPGYVMSIVGSIVTGKPVKWVEDRSEHLMSTAFARDYHMRGEIAATKDGKILGLRVKVIADHGAFNATAQPTKFPAGFFHVFTGSYDLQAAHCSVTGVYTNKAPGGVAYACSFRITEAVYLVERMVDVLAYELKADPAELRMKNLLQPEQFPYTTQTGWEYDSGDYPKALQLAMDMAGYDELRREQAEKRERGELMGIGVAFFTEAVGAGPRKHMDILGLGMADGAELRIHPTGKAVLRISVKTQGQGHETTFAQIVGNELGLPTADIEVVHGDTDQTPFGLGTYGSRSTPVSGAATALVARKIRDKAKIIASAMLEVSPDDLEWAGDRFHVKGDPEQAKTIQEIAMAAHSSLELPEGIEGHLDATTVYNPPNLTYPFGAYICVVDVDPGTGGVKVRRFIAVDDCGVRINPMIVEGQVHGGLADGVGMALMQVIAFDEEGNHLGASFMDYLLPTSLECPSWELGATYTPSPHHPIGAKGVGESATVGSPCAVVNAVLDAIKVRHADMPLTPAAVWGAMQGRPIRTDLAIQ
- a CDS encoding XdhC family protein, which encodes MTATTEQRANELRAARSPFVLAVVVRAERPTSAKPGDRAIIRGDGTIEGFVGGSCAESTVRIQSLRQLASGESTLLRITPGGDATRPPGFVSDSPGLVVADNTCLSGGTIDVFLEVVMPAPLVQVYGDTPIARALVAVGGAAGYEVRLAAGPTTVPTDALAVVVASHGHDEIGVLTSAVSAGVPYVALVASPKRGAAVLAEAGVPAGRVKTPAGLDLGARTPGDVAVSILAEVVAARTAAMAETVPPPRAPQPVVIGAPSYAESVNKGPLLAVDPVCGMEVLVEPGALSFENAGRTWYFCAAGCRTAFAADPARWGG
- a CDS encoding AAA family ATPase; amino-acid sequence: MTGDLPADVGGLTAALDRTGYLADEPLATALFLATRMPAPILLEGEPGVGKTEAAKALAAALDTPLVRLQCYEGLTVSEALYEWNYPRQLLAIRLAEASGATVASADLFTPEFLLARPLLAALEHTGPRPAVLLLDEVDRADDEFEAFLLELLAENTVTIPELGTRRAVLPPVVVLTSNRTRDLHDALKRRCLYHWIPYPAADRVAAIVRRRVAGIGDPLADQVAAAVQRLRGLELYKPPGVAEAVDWATALRVLGIATLTPATAAQTLAAVVKYDEDLATVRGSGLFDD
- a CDS encoding vWA domain-containing protein; protein product: MTEPSPADLAAVVARFGAVLHDSGVAVGPDRGERFARAVLLTRPATTRALYWCAAITLLADPADRPAFDRAFDLVFGGMVDDASARGLDTSPESSGANVPPRPGRADGGQPGIGDQPSGSPPSSPETRSPYPLIATSAERLGGRDFAKLSPDELAELAVAMRRLRLSSPPRRTRRTRVGHRGPALDLRATLRAARRTGGHPVRLRRRRPRVKPRRLVVLCDISGSMAPYARALLQLVYCAAATGPRTEVFTFATRLTRLTKVLERVPPTVALERAGRAAPDWSGGTRIGAALRTFLDEHGARGMARGAVVLILSDGWDTGPPEVLGQQMARLARLAHRVVWANPRTQSAAFRPLTGGMAAAWPYCDAVVSAHRLTALDDLLAALADPGPRHRPRPRVADPVAAARRTDHSDSWGR
- a CDS encoding XdhC family protein, with the protein product MTVRDVLADLSRWWREGSPVGMATVVGTWKSAPRPPGATMLVGPDQTAVGSVSGGCVEAAVYELGLEAISTGQPQLIRYGVSDDDAFSVGLTCGGIIDIFVERIDPSSFPQLGDVASAIAAEQPVAVATVISDPLGRLGQRLVVWPDRVDGTLGSAHFDEALTEDVRGMLAAGLTGPLHYGTDGERLGDEVTVFVAAYAPPPRMLVFGAIDFAAALARQGAFLGYRVTVCDARPVFATSRRFPGVEVVVDWPHRYLNGEIAAGRVDGRTVVCVLTHDPKFDVPVLQVALEREFAYVGAMGSRRTHDDRIAGLLAAGVPEAQLKKLHSPIGLALGARTPEETAVSITAEIIADRWGGDGQKLSTLDGSIHENLDRR
- a CDS encoding SRPBCC family protein, producing MELEHNFTVAAPVERAWNVLLDLDTVVPCMPGAALTGQDGDSFDGTVKVKLGPVSMTFAGKGTFVERDEANRRVVVEAAGRDSRGGGTAKATVRATLTPAADPDSTDVHVVTDLAVTGRIAQFGRGMIADVSGRLLGQFTDCLQGKLAGGGTAAVPAAQTATSAGAAASSGGASAAGAAAAGTPAGSASSGGGPPNGRASGARPEAFHGLRPAERAFPGQVESEERQAFTAEREAFTEVEVEPVDLFAVTGLNTVARRALPYALVLLAGIAIGTVFVRRRRT